One Candidatus Methylomirabilis sp. genomic window, GGGGGAAGAGGAGCAGGGCGACAGCCGCCGCCGCCGCCCCGATGCGCCTGCTCATGCCCGCCCCCCCAGGAGACCCCGGGGACGCAGGAGCAGAATCCCGATGACGATGATGAAGGAGACCACCTGCTTGAGCGAGGAGACCAGGAGGACCGCCCCTAACGACTCGGTCACGCCCACGATGAGTCCCCCCAGCGCGGCGCCGGGGAGGCTCCCCATCCCTCCGAGGATGACCACGATGAACGACGTCAGGGTGAGGGGGAGACCGCCCGAAGGGGCGAAGGGAAGAAAGGGGATCGTGAGGGCCCCCGCGGCCGCGGCGCAGGCGGCCCCGATGCCGAAGGCGATGGGGTAGACCCGCTCCACATCCACGCCGGTGAGGAGAGCCCCCACCCGGCTATCCGCCGCCGCCCGGAGCGTCCGGCCCAGGTCGGTGCGCCGGAGGAAGAGGACCAGCCCCCCCGTCAGGGCCATGGCCAAGACGAAGGCCAGGAGGCGGGCGACGTCCAGGATCACCGGCCCGAGCCAGAGCGTGCTCAGGGCGTAGGCCGTGGGGGCCCGCCGGGAGTCGGGACCGAAGAGGATGAGGGCCCCGTTCGTGAGGATCAGGGACACCCCGAGGAGGAGCAGGACCTGCATCTCCTCCGGGGCCTCCAGGATCCGGTTCACCAGCACCCGCTGGATCGCGTAGCCGAGGCCGAAGACGGCGGTGGTGGTGAGCGGGAGGGAGAGCAGGGGATCCAGGCCCCCCAGCGTGAACAGCCAGTAGGCGAGGTACATGCCCCAGATCATCAACTCGCCGTGGGCGAAGTTGATGATCCGCATGACCCCGAAGATGAGGGAAAGGCCCACGGCCATCAGGCTGTAGACCCCTCCCAGCATCAGCCCATTCAGGGTGGCCTGCGCGAGGAGGAGGGGATCCATGACCCCTCGGGAAGGCGCCTCACCCGCGCGGCCCGGGAGGGCGGGGCGCGGTTCCCCCGACGGAGCCCCGGCCGGGACCTAGCCCCGCTCCCAGAGCCGGGGGACGGGGAACGTCACGGGAGCCTCGGCGAAGGGGGCGGGTTTCACGACCCGGGCCCGCCCACCCAGGATCTGGACGAGGGCGGTGGAGGCGTTCGGATTGTCCCCCTGGGGGGTGAAGCGGATGGGGCCCCCCACCATGATGTGGTCGGTGATGTTGGTGGTCTGGAGCGCCTCGAGCAGGGGCTCCGGTTTGGTGGAGCGTGCCCGCTCGAGGGCGTCGGCCACGATGAGGATCGCCTCGTAGGCGTAGCCCGAGTTGGTATCGAAGGTCTTGCCGTACCGTTTCTCGAAGGCGGCCGTCACGGCGGCCGTCCTCGGGTTGCGAGGGTTGTGCCAGGGGACGTTGTCCATGGTGAACTCGGCGAGCTTCCCCAGTTGCTGCACGAACTCCGGCTCGTACAGGCCGGGGCTCCCGGGCCCGATGACGGCGTGCACCTCCACCCGCTGCTTGAAGAGCTCCTGGATGAGGAGCACGGCGTCCCGCGGGCGCGTGATGGGGAGGAGGAGGTCCGGCTTTGCCGCCTTCGCCTTGGCCACCTCGGTGGACAGGTCCTGGGTGGTGACGGGATAGGCGATGGTCTCCACGATGGCGAAGGGGGGCTTGAGGGTCTGGTGGGCGTTCAGGAGGGACTTGGCCTGGGTCTGTCCGAAGAGGTCGCTGACGTGCATCAGGACCGCCCGCCGCGGGCTCACCCCGGTCTCGGCGAACAGGTCGGTCATGAACTGGATCGCCTTCAGGCCGAATACCCCGCTGGTGGGGAAGTTGCGGAAGACGTGGCGGTACCCCTGCCGGGTGATGTGATCGGCGGCCGCGATGTCAATGAGAAAGGGGATCCGCCGCTCCTCGGCCACCTTCGCCATGGCCATGGTGTGGCCGGAGTCGAAGGCCCCCGTCAGGATGACCGCCCCCTCCCGGATGAGGCGCTCCGCCTCGACCTGAGCCACCTCGGCCTTCGTCTCCGAGTCGCCGGTCAGCAGGGTGAGCCGGGCCCCGCCCAGGCTCCGGAGCCCCCCGGCCGCGTTCACTTCGTCGGCGGCCATCTGGGCGCCGCTCCGGCAGGCCTGCCCGACCCGCGCCAAG contains:
- a CDS encoding branched-chain amino acid ABC transporter permease, which codes for MDPLLLAQATLNGLMLGGVYSLMAVGLSLIFGVMRIINFAHGELMIWGMYLAYWLFTLGGLDPLLSLPLTTTAVFGLGYAIQRVLVNRILEAPEEMQVLLLLGVSLILTNGALILFGPDSRRAPTAYALSTLWLGPVILDVARLLAFVLAMALTGGLVLFLRRTDLGRTLRAAADSRVGALLTGVDVERVYPIAFGIGAACAAAAGALTIPFLPFAPSGGLPLTLTSFIVVILGGMGSLPGAALGGLIVGVTESLGAVLLVSSLKQVVSFIIVIGILLLRPRGLLGGRA
- a CDS encoding ABC transporter substrate-binding protein: MGSAGLTRRGFLRGAAGASAAAAVPAVLRGQVPEVKVGAVHPVSGLLARVGQACRSGAQMAADEVNAAGGLRSLGGARLTLLTGDSETKAEVAQVEAERLIREGAVILTGAFDSGHTMAMAKVAEERRIPFLIDIAAADHITRQGYRHVFRNFPTSGVFGLKAIQFMTDLFAETGVSPRRAVLMHVSDLFGQTQAKSLLNAHQTLKPPFAIVETIAYPVTTQDLSTEVAKAKAAKPDLLLPITRPRDAVLLIQELFKQRVEVHAVIGPGSPGLYEPEFVQQLGKLAEFTMDNVPWHNPRNPRTAAVTAAFEKRYGKTFDTNSGYAYEAILIVADALERARSTKPEPLLEALQTTNITDHIMVGGPIRFTPQGDNPNASTALVQILGGRARVVKPAPFAEAPVTFPVPRLWERG